Below is a window of Pseudomonadota bacterium DNA.
GTGTCGAACGAGGGCTCGAGGATGGGCAGGCGCGAGAGCAGCGCGAGCGCGCCCTTGAATCCCGCGTCGGACTTGAAGCCCTGGAGCGTCTCGGTGACGATGACGGGGGCTATCGCGATGGGCTCGGCGGTCTCGAGCGCGGCGGCGAGACGATCCGTGATAGGCGAAGCGTCGCCGTTGAAGAAGGCGCCCCACGCCGAGGTGTCGACGACGATCACGCCCGACCGCTCCGCAAAGCGTCCGTGTCCCCGCCCCAGGGCAGCCGCCCCCTGAGCTCGAGGAGCGCGGCGTACACCTCCGCCTGGTCGACCAGGCTGCGCAGCGCGATGTCCACCACCTGCCGCTTCGTGCGCGCCCCGGTCACCTTCATGGCGCGGCGGACCAGCTTCTCGTCGAGGACGATGTTCGTGCGTTCCATGGCGGGGCCTCCGTTCTTCATACACCTAATCTAACCGTTTAGGTGTATACGGGCAAGACGCTTCGAACCCCGTCGCTCGCGGAAAGCGCGTTCCTCTTAATCCGCCGCGCTATTTGTGTCACACTCACACGACTCGAGGAGGAGCCGCGCCCGATGACCGAGAAACCGAAGCGACCGGCGGGCGACGACGATCTCGAGTTCGATCTCGAGGCGATCACCCGCGGCAACCGGCCGCCGCCGCCGCCACCCGATCCGGGCCGTGCGGACGGCGCGGCAGAGGCGGTGTTCGGGCTGCCGTCCGCGAGGCGGCAGGCCGAGGCGGCGGACCGGCTGATCGGCTCGATGGGCAAGGCGGGCACGCCCATCAAGGCCGACGGCGGCATGCTCGGCAAGATCCTCGTCGACAACGGCTTCCTCACGCCGAAGCAGCGCGACGAGTGCCTCGCGCTCCAGGCCAGGCCGGGCAACGCGCTGCCCTTCGGCGAGATCGCGATCGAGCAGTGCTTCATCTCGCGCGAGCTCCTCGACCGCGTGCTCGAGGCGCAGCGCAGCTACAACGCGGGCGTCCACCGCAGGGCCTCCGTCGCGCCGCCGGCGCCCCCCGCGCTCGCCGCGCCGAACGCCGAGAAGATGCGCGACGTCGGCCAGATGCTGATCTGGCTCGGCTCGACCCTCAAGCACCAGGCGAGCGACCTGCACCTCATGTCGGGAAAGCCGCCGATCCTGCGCCAGCACGGCAACCTCGTCCCGTCGAAGGACAAGCCGATCGACGCCGCCGCGGCCGAGGGCCTGCTCACCTCGCTCCTGACCGCCGAGGAGCGGCGCGCCCTCGAGCACGACCACAGCGTGACCAAGTGCCTCGACCTGCCCGGCGGCGCCCGCGCGCGGGCCTGCATCTTCCGCCACATGCGCGGCACGAACGGGGTGTTCCGCCTGATCCCCGACCGCGTGCCGTCGCTGGTCGCCTTGAACCTGCCGCCGGTCCTGGGCAAGTTCACCACCTACGCCCAGGGCCTCGTGCTCGTGACCGGGCCGATCGGCTCGGGCAAGACCACCACCCTCGCGGCGCTCGTCGACATCATCAACAGCGAGCGGCACCAGCACATCATCACCATCGAGGATCCCATCGAGTTCGTGCACGCGAACCGCGCCTCGCTGATCACGCAGCGCCAGGTCGGGCGGCACACCGGCGGCTTCGCCGTGGCGCTGCGGGCGGCGCTGCGCGAGGACCCCGATGTGATCGTCGTCGGCGAGATGCACGATCGCGAGACCGCGCAGCTGGCGGTCACCGCCGCCGAGACGGGGCACCTCGTGTTCGCCACGCTGCACACGCAGAACGCGATCCGCTCGATCAACCGCGTGCTCGATCTCTTCCCGGCTGAGGAGCAGGGGCAGGTGCGCACCGTGCTCGCCGAGACTTTGCGCGGCGTGGTCTCCCAGCAGCTCGTGCCGCGGGCCGACGTCCCCGGCCGGGTGCCGGTCGTCGAGCTC
It encodes the following:
- a CDS encoding PilT/PilU family type 4a pilus ATPase; the protein is MTEKPKRPAGDDDLEFDLEAITRGNRPPPPPPDPGRADGAAEAVFGLPSARRQAEAADRLIGSMGKAGTPIKADGGMLGKILVDNGFLTPKQRDECLALQARPGNALPFGEIAIEQCFISRELLDRVLEAQRSYNAGVHRRASVAPPAPPALAAPNAEKMRDVGQMLIWLGSTLKHQASDLHLMSGKPPILRQHGNLVPSKDKPIDAAAAEGLLTSLLTAEERRALEHDHSVTKCLDLPGGARARACIFRHMRGTNGVFRLIPDRVPSLVALNLPPVLGKFTTYAQGLVLVTGPIGSGKTTTLAALVDIINSERHQHIITIEDPIEFVHANRASLITQRQVGRHTGGFAVALRAALREDPDVIVVGEMHDRETAQLAVTAAETGHLVFATLHTQNAIRSINRVLDLFPAEEQGQVRTVLAETLRGVVSQQLVPRADVPGRVPVVELLFVTPAIRNLIREQKVHQMKNALRISRAIGNLSVEDHAAELLAQKLISEQAFKLLKGQ
- a CDS encoding type II toxin-antitoxin system VapB family antitoxin, yielding MERTNIVLDEKLVRRAMKVTGARTKRQVVDIALRSLVDQAEVYAALLELRGRLPWGGDTDALRSGRA
- a CDS encoding PIN domain nuclease, with protein sequence MIVVDTSAWGAFFNGDASPITDRLAAALETAEPIAIAPVIVTETLQGFKSDAGFKGALALLSRLPILEPSFDTHVRAAQLFRSLRRKGVTIRGTIDCLIAAACIDSNAGLLTLDVDFDRIAEHSALGLVRF